The stretch of DNA CAGCTTGCCTCGATAATCGTCGATACGAAGGCCGCACACCGCACCATACTCTGGAAAAGGCCCTCGGCCCTGCCCCTTAAGGCGTCAGAGATAAGCCCCGCGGCATTCAAAGGCGCTTCGATACTTCTTATAGACGGCCTTATGAAAGAAGCCTCTGTAAAGGCCGCGAAAATAGCGCGTGAAAAAGGCATCCCCGTGCTCCTCGATGCCGGACGGATGCGGCCGGGGATGCGCGAACTTATAAAACTTTCAACCCACATCGTGGGTTCCGAGGTATTATCCAAAGACATTGCAAAAACTCCGGAAGCGGCACTAAGAAAACTACGTGCCATAAATAGAACAGCGGAGCTGACCATAACGCTTGGCAAAAAGGGCAGCATCACGCTCATTGAAGACAAGGTAATAAAAACGCCAGCATTCAAGGTAACTGCAATCGACACAACGGGCGCAGGGGACGTGTTCCACGGCGCGTACGCCTACGGCATAATAACAGGCATGGATATAAAAGCCACCATCACGTTCGCCTCTGCGGTAAGCGCCCTTAAATGCACGAAACGCGGCGGCAGAACAGGCATTCCGTCACTTAAGGAAACGGTATTGTTCATGCGGCGCGCCGTAAATCAATGAACACGTCTGCAAAAAACATACTCCTTCCGCTCACACTCCTTGCCTGTATCACTTTGGCAGCATGGATAATTGGCAGGGCAGCGGTATTCGACCCGGCGGTCATAAGTGAGTTTATCGAGGGCTTTGGCCCTTGGGGCCCGCTCGTCTACATACTCGTATACTCGGTTGCCCCTTCCCTCATGCTCCCCGGGCTTCCGCTCACTCTTGCCTCCGGCGTGCTCTTTGGCCCTGTATACGGAATAATATACACCTCTATCGGCGCGACAATCGGCTCATCCGTTGCCTTTCTCATAGCAAGAAGGCTCGGCAGAAGATGGGTCTTCGAAAAAATCATCCGTGGCTCGAGGCTTGAAGAGATCGACATGGCTGTTCTAAAGCACGGATGGAAGGCGGTCGCAGTAGCAAGGCTTATTCCGCTAATACCTTTTAACGCGCTCAACTACGCCCTCGGGCTAACCGGCGTAAGGTTCTCGCACTTTGCAGGAGCGTCCTTCGTATTCATGCTTCCCGGCATAACCGCGTACGTGCTTCTTGCCGACTCGCTTGGAAGCGTTATAGGAGGCAAGGC from Deltaproteobacteria bacterium encodes:
- a CDS encoding PfkB family carbohydrate kinase; its protein translation is MKKNLLALGLGQASLDVLTYIDRQPKPDSKLETSGFLIQGGGPAATALVTLKRLGVKARFIGVTGDDDASALIIKGLRDEGVDTLAVIRRKHASSQLASIIVDTKAAHRTILWKRPSALPLKASEISPAAFKGASILLIDGLMKEASVKAAKIAREKGIPVLLDAGRMRPGMRELIKLSTHIVGSEVLSKDIAKTPEAALRKLRAINRTAELTITLGKKGSITLIEDKVIKTPAFKVTAIDTTGAGDVFHGAYAYGIITGMDIKATITFASAVSALKCTKRGGRTGIPSLKETVLFMRRAVNQ
- a CDS encoding TVP38/TMEM64 family protein → MNTSAKNILLPLTLLACITLAAWIIGRAAVFDPAVISEFIEGFGPWGPLVYILVYSVAPSLMLPGLPLTLASGVLFGPVYGIIYTSIGATIGSSVAFLIARRLGRRWVFEKIIRGSRLEEIDMAVLKHGWKAVAVARLIPLIPFNALNYALGLTGVRFSHFAGASFVFMLPGITAYVLLADSLGSVIGGKAGAPYMLMAAAALVIILMLIAAAWRRKTRQ